A stretch of DNA from Henriciella sp. AS95:
CCGAGGGCGATGGCAGAGTAGAAGCAGGCGCGAGCGACAATATCGTATCCGCCGCGAAAGGCGTTGATCCCAAACGCCCCCGCCTCGTGCTGCCTTTTCACGAGCGAAATGAGATGAATGCCGAAATCGATGCCAAGGCCCGTCGCAATCGCCGCAGTCATGGACGTCGCAGGCGCGATATCGATCCCGAAGAGGCCCATCGTTGCATAGACGCTCACAATGCCAACGAGAACCGGCACCATCGAAAGCGCCGCATACTTCAAAGACCTGAATACGAGGACGGTCGAAAGGAAGACGAGCGCGATGGCAAGTCCCAGGCCACGGAAATGGTTCTGCGCGAGCAGCGACATCCAGCCATCGTTCACAGCGACCCGGCCGCTGATATCCGCGGTCAGTCCGCTCTCGGCTTGCCACGCTGACAGGATGTCCTCAACCTGATCGACAACCGGAAGCGTCTGGCGATAATTGTCTGTATCTAGCTGCGCGCGGATGAGCGCCCGCGAATGATCAAAATCGATCTCTTTCTTGAAGTCCTCCGGCGGGGCCGACGCTTCGTATAGAAACATGTACTGGCCTGGTGCGCGAGCCGCATCGGGAAGGCTCCCGGCCGGCGCGCCGGTCAGCACCTGATGCATCAGCGAGATATATTCATCGATGCCACTGACTTTTGCGACACGCGGCAAACCTCCGATCTGTGCGCGCAGGCCCTGGATGTCTACCAGGGCTTTTGGAGTCATCAGTCCGCCGGCCGTTTCGGACGACACGACAACGTCCAGAAAATTCACGCCCCCCAATCTTGTATTGATCTCCTGATCGGCTTGGCGAACGGGATCGGCGGCGGTGAAGTAGCGTTGGCGTTCGTAATCGAACTCGGCCTGGAGCGCGAAGCTTGCGAGCAGGCTGACCAGTACGAGGACGGCGGCAAGCGCGCGCATCGGTTTCTTGAAAACCGCTATCGTGATGGCGCCCACCATCGCGTCGACGCGGTTCTTCCTGGCTTCCTTGTTTAGAGCCTTCTGGGAGGGGCGCAGATCGGTGAGGATCAGTATGGACGGCAACAGCACGAGGCTGAGCAACCAGGCGGCGGCAACGCCGAGCGCTGCAAACAAGCCGAATTCGCTGATCGGTTTCATCGCAGCGCCGAATGACAGCCCGATGAAAGCAGCGATGGTCGTGACACTCGTAAGCGTGACCGGAAGCTTTGCTTTGTCGAGCGCGAACCGTGTGGCCTGTAGAGCGCTGAGCTCGACGTCCTCTCTGCGTGCACGAAGATAATAGGTCGAGATATGGAGCGAGTCAGCGACGCCAATGGCCATGATGACCACGGGAAGCGCCGTCGTAATCAGATAATAGTGCGACCCAAGCCATCCCATCATGCCGATTGCCATCGCAGCCGATCCGGCGATAACCAGAAAGGGGCCGAAGGCGGCCGCTGGACTCCGCAAGGCCAGAAACAGAATGAGCAGCACCGTCACGACCGCTGCCGGAACGAAGATTTTGGTGTCGTGATCAACCATCTCAGAGAGGCGCGCATTCATGGCCGCCACTCCGGCGATCTGCACGTCGAACAACCCGGATGCGCTTTCATTTGCCAGCACCGAAATTGCTTCGACGGTCGCCAGCGCCTTGTTCGGATCTTCGACCGGTACAATGACACTAATCAAGCGCTCATCTTCCGACGCCAGAAGGCCCGCCAGCATCGGCATCGACTGGAAACGCGCCCGCGCCGTTCCTGCATCGGCGTTTGAAAGCAGGCCAGCCTCGACGATCGGGTCCACAACAAGATCACCGTCATTTCCGCTGATCGCGTTCTGGCTGGCGAGGCTGATGACGTCGTTCTTCTTCACTCCGTCAATTTGGCGAACGGCGATATCGATCTCTCGCAGCGCTGAGAGCCGAGCCGGGGTGAAAACGGTTTCACCCTCAGGAACCGTCAGACCTATGATCACGGGATCTTCAAGACCGAACAGTTGTTCTGCAATGTCCCGGTTGATAGCGGCGGGGTGATCGCCGGGAACGAATGCATCAACTGATGGGTCTTTTTCGACCCTGATCAGACCTGCACCACAAACGAGTATCAGTAACAAACATGCCAACAAGGCGCGCCACGGCCGACGCAACAGGCTTTCCTGTAATGTCCCAAGCGGCTTCGGCGTGGTGTCTCCCCGGAAGTACACCGGCTCTGTTTCCATCATCTCGTTTCTTCCCCTCTGGCGCGTCCCCCACGCCTGCGGCTTCATGGGGCTTAACGAGAAAGGGGCGGAGAACCGGACAACTTGTTTTGCAACTTTCTTGAACTTTTCTGCGGAGTGCGCCTTGCTAGGGGGAAATTCCAGAATGGATTCCTTTATGAACGGCGAGAATGAGACGGGCGCGACGGGCTATAGCGATGAAGAACGAAAGATCGCCGGAGGCTTTATCGAACTTGCCTATGAGCCTTTGCTGGAACTGGCCCGAAACCGGCGCCGCCGCGCTGGATTTCACGATACGATGATGACTGAGGACATCTTGCATGAGAGCTTCATGAAGCTGAGCGGCAAGACGGTCTGGCAATCTCCCGAACAGTTTCTGCGAACGGCAAGCCTCGCCATCCGCCAGGTCATTGTGGATCATGCCCGGCGCAACCTGACCGCGAAGCGCGGCGAGGGGAAGTCCGCCGTGGAATACATCGATGACGAGACCGTGCTGCCGGAGTTCAGTGAAACACCCGAGCAAATTCTGATCGTCAATGATCTGCTTCAGCAATTGGAGGCGGCGCAACCTCGGCTCGCAAAGATTGTCGATGCACGGTATTTTTCCGGAATGACGGAAGCTGAAACGGCGTCTGCTTTTGGGCTTTCGGAACGCACAGTCCGGCGAGACTGGCAAGCGGCCCGCAACTGGTTGGCCAAGATGATGCAGGCAGCAGACAGTTAGCTTCTATTCGATTCCTGCCTGAGCCAAAATCTGCAGACGGGCAGTCAGCTCTGGGCTTTGCCTGATGATCTGCACGTCTGGCTCAAGCGTATCATAGGCGGCTTGCGCGGCCTTCTTGCCATCCAGTTGAAGGACGACCTCAATCTTCGCGAGCTTGAAGAGTTCCGCCACACGGGGAGAGGAACTCAACTTCTCCGGATCCGCCGCGACGGACGAGAGTGCGCGGCGTGCGCCTTCGTCTCCCAAATGTGCAAGGATAATGGCCCGCCTCAGTTTCATTTCTACAACTGTATCGGATTGAGGGCCGCTATAACGCTCCACGAGCGGCAGGGCCGCATCCATCTCCTGCAGCGCCTGTTCATACTGTCCGCTTCTCAGCGCAACCTCTGCCTTGATCGCATTGGCTTCGCCAAGCTCACGGCTAGCGCCTTTCCTCTCAGCGGCCGTCCGGATGACGCGTTCGGCAAGGTCTCCGGCGCGCTCAACGTCCCTTGTGTGCCAGAGCTCGAACAAGGCAAGGCTGATGAGAGCTGTATCGGACCCGGCAACTTCCATCAGCGGATTAGCGTCGATGATATTCACGACGTCCCTGGTGGCCTCGTAGGCCGCATCCATATCGCCTCGCAGTTGGCGCATCTTCGAGGTCTGGCGCAAGTAGTACATCCGCAGAGGATCGACAGGTTCGCTTGCGAGGCCGGTCTGCAGGAGCGCTTCGGCGGCTCGGATGTCTGCTTCCTTTTCCGATACGATCGCGACCTGTGCCGCCGCAGAAATATGGTCTGCGGTGCCGGCGTCAAAGCTGCTGGCGTAACTGGCCTCAACCTGCCTGAGGAGGGGGAGGGCTTCCTCTTTGCGTCCCGATGACATGTAGGCAACAGCGAGTAATTGTCGGCCATACTCTAGCAGATCGGTGGACCCGTAACCTTCCTCCAGCCAGGGTTCAAAAACCTCGATCGCGCTCACATAGTCATTCCTGAAGAGAAAATTGCGCCCGATCGCGTAGCTGAGAAAAGCGGCGTTTCTCGGGTCACTTTCACGAAGGTCATGAGCCTGGCGCCACCGGTCCTTGAGCGTGTCGGTCTGGCGCTCGACATCGGCCTCGCCAGCAAACAGCGATTGCAGGGCGTCCGCATAGGCTGACTGTGTCTCATAAAAAAGGTCGGCACGTTTGAGGTAGAACTGCGCCCGTCTCAGGCTCTCTTCCGACTGCGCCAGTGCCTCGTTCGCCCGCGACGCTTCAGCCGACGCTTCACTTGCAAATTTAAGACTGAAGGCAAGCCCGGCCGCAATTGCTACGAGACAAATGGCAGCCAACGTCGATGAAAGCGGGTGCCGCTGCAGGAATTTGAGGCCGGCATACCAGGTGCCACTTGTGCGAGCCGCAACGGGACGCTTCTCGAGATACGCCGATATGTCATCGCTCAATGACGCGACTGTCGAATAGCGGTCGGCTGGCTTGCTCTGAAGCGCCTTCTGAATGATCGCCGTCAGGTCCGCATTTGCCAGCGCGTCCGCATCGGCCCGCATTCCACCATCGGGC
This window harbors:
- a CDS encoding ECF-type sigma factor, with the protein product MDSFMNGENETGATGYSDEERKIAGGFIELAYEPLLELARNRRRRAGFHDTMMTEDILHESFMKLSGKTVWQSPEQFLRTASLAIRQVIVDHARRNLTAKRGEGKSAVEYIDDETVLPEFSETPEQILIVNDLLQQLEAAQPRLAKIVDARYFSGMTEAETASAFGLSERTVRRDWQAARNWLAKMMQAADS
- a CDS encoding serine/threonine-protein kinase, translating into MDWAKIVAKVEHGRTLEEGRLSDFLQTISTSDDAEVVERLLRLTSPADDLLATSAGQADPWSPPLQEGARIGPWKIDGHIGRGGMGDVYRAHRADGLYDQTVALKVIQGISPQRGNRFEDERRRLALMEHPGIARIIDGGTTEDGRPYMAMEYVDGRPISQYVSSEHPDRTQRLRLFQDVCDAVAHAHAKLTLHRDIKADNVLISKTGSPRLIDFGISTDLQDDSGVRGALTLATAAPEQLKGEPVSVQTDIFALGVLLHEILVGALPERLPDGGMRADADALANADLTAIIQKALQSKPADRYSTVASLSDDISAYLEKRPVAARTSGTWYAGLKFLQRHPLSSTLAAICLVAIAAGLAFSLKFASEASAEASRANEALAQSEESLRRAQFYLKRADLFYETQSAYADALQSLFAGEADVERQTDTLKDRWRQAHDLRESDPRNAAFLSYAIGRNFLFRNDYVSAIEVFEPWLEEGYGSTDLLEYGRQLLAVAYMSSGRKEEALPLLRQVEASYASSFDAGTADHISAAAQVAIVSEKEADIRAAEALLQTGLASEPVDPLRMYYLRQTSKMRQLRGDMDAAYEATRDVVNIIDANPLMEVAGSDTALISLALFELWHTRDVERAGDLAERVIRTAAERKGASRELGEANAIKAEVALRSGQYEQALQEMDAALPLVERYSGPQSDTVVEMKLRRAIILAHLGDEGARRALSSVAADPEKLSSSPRVAELFKLAKIEVVLQLDGKKAAQAAYDTLEPDVQIIRQSPELTARLQILAQAGIE
- a CDS encoding MMPL family transporter — its product is MMETEPVYFRGDTTPKPLGTLQESLLRRPWRALLACLLLILVCGAGLIRVEKDPSVDAFVPGDHPAAINRDIAEQLFGLEDPVIIGLTVPEGETVFTPARLSALREIDIAVRQIDGVKKNDVISLASQNAISGNDGDLVVDPIVEAGLLSNADAGTARARFQSMPMLAGLLASEDERLISVIVPVEDPNKALATVEAISVLANESASGLFDVQIAGVAAMNARLSEMVDHDTKIFVPAAVVTVLLILFLALRSPAAAFGPFLVIAGSAAMAIGMMGWLGSHYYLITTALPVVIMAIGVADSLHISTYYLRARREDVELSALQATRFALDKAKLPVTLTSVTTIAAFIGLSFGAAMKPISEFGLFAALGVAAAWLLSLVLLPSILILTDLRPSQKALNKEARKNRVDAMVGAITIAVFKKPMRALAAVLVLVSLLASFALQAEFDYERQRYFTAADPVRQADQEINTRLGGVNFLDVVVSSETAGGLMTPKALVDIQGLRAQIGGLPRVAKVSGIDEYISLMHQVLTGAPAGSLPDAARAPGQYMFLYEASAPPEDFKKEIDFDHSRALIRAQLDTDNYRQTLPVVDQVEDILSAWQAESGLTADISGRVAVNDGWMSLLAQNHFRGLGLAIALVFLSTVLVFRSLKYAALSMVPVLVGIVSVYATMGLFGIDIAPATSMTAAIATGLGIDFGIHLISLVKRQHEAGAFGINAFRGGYDIVARACFYSAIALGVALAVICISSAPPLRWFGFLVSVGAIGSLVGALVIVPAIWSIGAKVTEGGKTHVVA